Proteins encoded in a region of the Phoenix dactylifera cultivar Barhee BC4 chromosome 3, palm_55x_up_171113_PBpolish2nd_filt_p, whole genome shotgun sequence genome:
- the LOC103714396 gene encoding RNA-directed DNA methylation 4 isoform X1 → MAEPGETSASSPPPSNLTKAKPVVVRVKRKPSQARLDAFWLEINERPLKRALVDLGSLSISDSSTGKVHEESRTKKLLVQHVETMRHSEAIKDVLHSFLQPGSSGSKEFKRKIEERRSAHKQDKQKQDQLRSAAIQKHEDLARNARFEQIWKSRRGRTDPDEDSLRELCHLYDVVQVDVEDMTSRKVQKPEVSELEDNAILCNYLPLIREYLPTAAVEIESDIRAYASREDNFVYDLYTVEDGLNSNGEDKATDYPLVQVNDDDDEYYDGPLQLEYESDDSNAEDNPRNDYPDEESSRDDEDENRDPFNDLEGSDSQYEEEIVDVDEESEDNQRFEYSGDQHYTYPKKQA, encoded by the exons ATCTGACGAAGGCGAAGCCGGTTGTCGTTAGGGTTAAGAGAAAGCCTTCTCAGGCGAGACTCGATGCCTTCT GGTTGGAGATCAATGAAAGGCCGCTTAAAAGGGCCTTGGTGGATCTTGGAAGCCTCTCCATCTCCGATTCCTCCACGGGAAAAG TCCACGAGGAGTCAAGAACAAAGAAGCTATTGGTGCAACATGTTGAGACTATGAGGCACTCTGAAGCCATTAAAGATGTTTTGCATTCTTTTCTG caaCCCGGTTCTAGTGGTTCAAAAGAGTTCAAAAGGAAGATCGAAGAGCGGAGGAGTGCACATAAACAAGATAAA CAGAAGCAAGATCAGTTGCGGTCTGCAGCTATACAAAAGCATGAG GATCTAGCAAGAAATGCTCGTTTTGAACAAATATGGAAGAGCAGAAGGGGCCGCACAGATCCAGATGAGGATTCCTTGCGTGAATTATGCCATCTTTATGATGTTGTTCAAGTTGATGTTGAGGATATGACATCTAGGAAGGTGCAAAAGCCAGA AGTTTCCGAACTTGAAGATAATGCTATTTTGTGTAACTATCTGCCACTGATAAGGGAATATCTTCCAACAGCTGCTGTGGAGATAGAATCTGATATTCGTGCTTATGCATCCAGAGAAG ATAACTTTGTCTATGACTTGTACACTGTGGAGGATGGTTTGAATAGTAATGGGGAAGACAAAGCAACTGATTATCCACT GGTGCAAgtaaatgatgatgatgatgagtatTATGATGGCCCCTTGCAGTTGGAATATGaaagtgatgattcaaatg CTGAAGATAATCCACGGAATGATTATCCTGATGAAGAGTCATCTAGGGATGATGAAGATGAGAATAGAGACCCTTTCAATGATTTAGAAGGTTCAGACTCTCAATATGAAGAAGAAATTGTTGATGTTGACGAAGAATCTGAGGACAACCAGAGATTTGAATATAGTGGAGACCAACATTATACCTATCCAAAAAAACAAGCTTGA
- the LOC103714396 gene encoding RNA-directed DNA methylation 4 isoform X2, whose translation MAEPGETSASSPPPSNLTKAKPVVVRVKRKPSQARLDAFWLEINERPLKRALVDLGSLSISDSSTGKVHEESRTKKLLVQHVETMRHSEAIKDVLHSFLQPGSSGSKEFKRKIEERRSAHKQDKKQDQLRSAAIQKHEDLARNARFEQIWKSRRGRTDPDEDSLRELCHLYDVVQVDVEDMTSRKVQKPEVSELEDNAILCNYLPLIREYLPTAAVEIESDIRAYASREDNFVYDLYTVEDGLNSNGEDKATDYPLVQVNDDDDEYYDGPLQLEYESDDSNAEDNPRNDYPDEESSRDDEDENRDPFNDLEGSDSQYEEEIVDVDEESEDNQRFEYSGDQHYTYPKKQA comes from the exons ATCTGACGAAGGCGAAGCCGGTTGTCGTTAGGGTTAAGAGAAAGCCTTCTCAGGCGAGACTCGATGCCTTCT GGTTGGAGATCAATGAAAGGCCGCTTAAAAGGGCCTTGGTGGATCTTGGAAGCCTCTCCATCTCCGATTCCTCCACGGGAAAAG TCCACGAGGAGTCAAGAACAAAGAAGCTATTGGTGCAACATGTTGAGACTATGAGGCACTCTGAAGCCATTAAAGATGTTTTGCATTCTTTTCTG caaCCCGGTTCTAGTGGTTCAAAAGAGTTCAAAAGGAAGATCGAAGAGCGGAGGAGTGCACATAAACAAGATAAA AAGCAAGATCAGTTGCGGTCTGCAGCTATACAAAAGCATGAG GATCTAGCAAGAAATGCTCGTTTTGAACAAATATGGAAGAGCAGAAGGGGCCGCACAGATCCAGATGAGGATTCCTTGCGTGAATTATGCCATCTTTATGATGTTGTTCAAGTTGATGTTGAGGATATGACATCTAGGAAGGTGCAAAAGCCAGA AGTTTCCGAACTTGAAGATAATGCTATTTTGTGTAACTATCTGCCACTGATAAGGGAATATCTTCCAACAGCTGCTGTGGAGATAGAATCTGATATTCGTGCTTATGCATCCAGAGAAG ATAACTTTGTCTATGACTTGTACACTGTGGAGGATGGTTTGAATAGTAATGGGGAAGACAAAGCAACTGATTATCCACT GGTGCAAgtaaatgatgatgatgatgagtatTATGATGGCCCCTTGCAGTTGGAATATGaaagtgatgattcaaatg CTGAAGATAATCCACGGAATGATTATCCTGATGAAGAGTCATCTAGGGATGATGAAGATGAGAATAGAGACCCTTTCAATGATTTAGAAGGTTCAGACTCTCAATATGAAGAAGAAATTGTTGATGTTGACGAAGAATCTGAGGACAACCAGAGATTTGAATATAGTGGAGACCAACATTATACCTATCCAAAAAAACAAGCTTGA
- the LOC103714395 gene encoding alpha-ketoglutarate-dependent dioxygenase AlkB-like isoform X2 has product MKAGGRTPDGCSRGRGIPRGREWASSGKPSVCWDDRDSVSSSRGLRDKTPPIVRPEQGGVSSGKVRDKNTAEHSNCGPDICPFDICTGDIIGPVKLNLSLLQVNREKRRERELSKNVPQHRYLGPGMVLLKNFISHQDQVHIIKLCRELGLGLGGFYRPGYRDGAKLHLQMMCLGKNWDPESRLYGVKRPFDGAVPPKIPEEFKNLVEGAFQASHDFVRQNSKSDKSVEDELPWMLPDICLVNFYSNDGRLGLHQDRDESKDSLHKGLPVVSFSLGNSAEFLYGAERDVDMAEKVVLESGDVLLIGGKSRLIFHGVSCVRVDTAPKRLIEETKLKPGRLNLTFRQY; this is encoded by the exons ATGAAGGCGGGCGGCAGGACACCGGATGGGTGCTCGAGAGGGCGAGGGATCCCTCGGGGTCGCGAATGG GCATCTAGTGGCAAGCCTTCCGTGTGTTGGGATGATAGGGATTCCGTTTCCTCTTCCAGAGGTCTTAGGGACAAAACTCCACCAATTGTCAGACCAGAGCAGGGAGGAGTTTCTTCAGGGAAAGTGCGGGATAAGAATACTGCAGAACATTCTAACTGTGGTCCAGATATATGCCCTTTTGACATCTGCACGGGAGATATCATAGGCCCTGTTAAGCTAAATCTTTCTCTACTTCAAGTCAATagagaaaaaagaagggaaCGTGAACTCTCAAAGAATGTTCCTCAGCACAGATATTTAGGACCTGGGATGGTCCTATTAAAGAACTTTATAAGCCATCAAGATCAG GTCCATATTATTAAACTATGCCGAGAACTTGGTCTTGGTTTAGGGGGATTCTACAGACCAGGTTACAGGGATGGTGCGAAGTTACATTTGCAGATGATGTGCCTGGGCAAGAATTGGGATCCAGAGTCAAGGTTATATGGAGTTAAACGCCCATTTGATGGTGCTGTACCACCCAAAATTCCTGAAGAATTTAAGAATTTGGTTGAAGGTGCTTTTCAAGCGTCTCATGACTTTGTAAGGCAAAACAGTAAAAGTGATAAAAGTGTCGAAGATGAACTTCCATGGATGTTGCCTGATATCTGCCTTGTCAACTTTTATAGCAACGATGGAAGGCTTGGCCTTCACCAG GACAGAGACGAGAGCAAAGACAGTCTTCATAAAGGATTACCTGTTGTTTCCTTCTCTTTGGGCAATTCTGCTGAATTCCTGTATGGAGCCGAGAGAGATGTTGATATGGCTGAAAAGGTTGTACTTGAATCTGGTGATGTTTTATTAATTGGTGGCAAGTCCAGGCTTATATTTCATGGAGTGTCATGTGTTCGGGTCGACACAGCACCTAAGCGCCTGATTGAGGAGACCAAGCTCAAGCCTGGACGCCTCAATCTCACATTCAGGCAATATTAA
- the LOC103714395 gene encoding alpha-ketoglutarate-dependent dioxygenase AlkB-like isoform X1 yields the protein MKAGGRTPDGCSRGRGIPRGREWVGQFADLASSGKPSVCWDDRDSVSSSRGLRDKTPPIVRPEQGGVSSGKVRDKNTAEHSNCGPDICPFDICTGDIIGPVKLNLSLLQVNREKRRERELSKNVPQHRYLGPGMVLLKNFISHQDQVHIIKLCRELGLGLGGFYRPGYRDGAKLHLQMMCLGKNWDPESRLYGVKRPFDGAVPPKIPEEFKNLVEGAFQASHDFVRQNSKSDKSVEDELPWMLPDICLVNFYSNDGRLGLHQDRDESKDSLHKGLPVVSFSLGNSAEFLYGAERDVDMAEKVVLESGDVLLIGGKSRLIFHGVSCVRVDTAPKRLIEETKLKPGRLNLTFRQY from the exons ATGAAGGCGGGCGGCAGGACACCGGATGGGTGCTCGAGAGGGCGAGGGATCCCTCGGGGTCGCGAATGGGTAGGCCAATTCGCTGATTTG GCATCTAGTGGCAAGCCTTCCGTGTGTTGGGATGATAGGGATTCCGTTTCCTCTTCCAGAGGTCTTAGGGACAAAACTCCACCAATTGTCAGACCAGAGCAGGGAGGAGTTTCTTCAGGGAAAGTGCGGGATAAGAATACTGCAGAACATTCTAACTGTGGTCCAGATATATGCCCTTTTGACATCTGCACGGGAGATATCATAGGCCCTGTTAAGCTAAATCTTTCTCTACTTCAAGTCAATagagaaaaaagaagggaaCGTGAACTCTCAAAGAATGTTCCTCAGCACAGATATTTAGGACCTGGGATGGTCCTATTAAAGAACTTTATAAGCCATCAAGATCAG GTCCATATTATTAAACTATGCCGAGAACTTGGTCTTGGTTTAGGGGGATTCTACAGACCAGGTTACAGGGATGGTGCGAAGTTACATTTGCAGATGATGTGCCTGGGCAAGAATTGGGATCCAGAGTCAAGGTTATATGGAGTTAAACGCCCATTTGATGGTGCTGTACCACCCAAAATTCCTGAAGAATTTAAGAATTTGGTTGAAGGTGCTTTTCAAGCGTCTCATGACTTTGTAAGGCAAAACAGTAAAAGTGATAAAAGTGTCGAAGATGAACTTCCATGGATGTTGCCTGATATCTGCCTTGTCAACTTTTATAGCAACGATGGAAGGCTTGGCCTTCACCAG GACAGAGACGAGAGCAAAGACAGTCTTCATAAAGGATTACCTGTTGTTTCCTTCTCTTTGGGCAATTCTGCTGAATTCCTGTATGGAGCCGAGAGAGATGTTGATATGGCTGAAAAGGTTGTACTTGAATCTGGTGATGTTTTATTAATTGGTGGCAAGTCCAGGCTTATATTTCATGGAGTGTCATGTGTTCGGGTCGACACAGCACCTAAGCGCCTGATTGAGGAGACCAAGCTCAAGCCTGGACGCCTCAATCTCACATTCAGGCAATATTAA